In a genomic window of Mycolicibacillus parakoreensis:
- the thiE gene encoding thiamine phosphate synthase, with amino-acid sequence MHDRSDRVARLADARLYLCTDARRERGDLAAFADAVLAGGVDIIQLRDKGSPGERQFGPLEALDELAALAVLAEAAGRHGALLAVNDRADIAVAAHADVLHLGQRDLPLAVAREIVGRDVLIGRSTRDAATLAEAAGSPVDYFCAGPCWATPTKPGRPAAGLEVLASAAAVAGSLPWFAIGGISEERLPQVIAAGARRVVVVRALTEAPDPAAAATRMRAMLAG; translated from the coding sequence GTGCACGATCGCTCCGACCGGGTGGCGCGCCTCGCCGACGCGCGGCTGTATTTGTGCACCGACGCCCGCCGGGAGCGCGGCGATCTCGCCGCGTTCGCCGACGCGGTGCTCGCCGGTGGGGTCGACATCATCCAGCTGCGCGACAAGGGCTCGCCCGGGGAGCGGCAGTTCGGGCCGCTGGAGGCCCTCGACGAGCTGGCGGCGTTGGCGGTGCTCGCCGAGGCGGCGGGCCGGCACGGCGCGCTGCTGGCGGTCAACGACCGCGCCGACATCGCGGTCGCCGCGCACGCCGACGTGCTGCACCTGGGCCAGCGGGATCTGCCGCTGGCGGTGGCCCGCGAGATCGTCGGCCGCGACGTGCTCATCGGGCGCTCCACCCGCGATGCGGCGACGCTGGCCGAGGCCGCCGGCTCGCCGGTGGACTACTTCTGCGCCGGGCCGTGCTGGGCGACCCCGACGAAGCCGGGGCGCCCGGCCGCCGGGTTGGAGGTGTTGGCCTCTGCCGCCGCGGTGGCGGGCTCGTTGCCGTGGTTCGCGATCGGCGGGATCTCCGAGGAGCGCCTGCCGCAGGTCATCGCCGCGGGGGCGCGCCGCGTGGTGGTGGTGCGCGCGCTCACCGAGGCGCCCGATCCGGCCGCGGCGGCCACGCGCATGCGCGCAATGCTGGCGGGGTGA
- a CDS encoding NUDIX hydrolase: MRGDGDGWAFSATGARYWGRFGAAGLLLRAPLPDGTPAVLLQHRAWWSHQGGTWGLPGGARDSHETPEQAAVREAGEEAGLDDARIAVRTALVTADVGTWTYTTVVADAGEPLAVHPNHESAELRWVPEPEVAALALHTGFAASWARLRSTVAAVPLHADDERRRYLPRTVVIESEMFLWATAGAPDAQPSALSSQISALLPS; the protein is encoded by the coding sequence GTGCGCGGCGACGGTGACGGATGGGCTTTCTCGGCGACCGGCGCGCGGTATTGGGGCAGATTCGGGGCGGCGGGCCTGCTGCTGCGCGCCCCGCTGCCCGACGGCACCCCCGCGGTGCTGCTGCAGCATCGGGCCTGGTGGAGCCACCAGGGCGGCACCTGGGGGCTGCCCGGCGGCGCGCGCGACAGCCACGAAACCCCCGAGCAGGCGGCGGTGCGCGAGGCCGGCGAGGAGGCCGGCCTGGACGACGCGCGCATCGCGGTGCGCACCGCGCTGGTCACCGCCGACGTGGGCACCTGGACCTACACCACCGTGGTGGCCGACGCCGGCGAGCCGTTGGCGGTGCACCCCAACCACGAGAGCGCGGAGCTGCGCTGGGTGCCCGAACCCGAGGTGGCGGCGTTGGCGCTGCACACCGGGTTCGCGGCCAGCTGGGCGCGGCTGCGCAGCACCGTCGCGGCGGTGCCGCTGCACGCCGACGACGAGCGGCGCCGCTACCTGCCCCGCACCGTGGTGATCGAATCCGAGATGTTCCTGTGGGCCACCGCGGGGGCCCCCGACGCCCAGCCGTCGGCGCTGAGCAGCCAGATCAGCGCCCTGCTGCCGTCGTAG
- the glnX gene encoding protein kinase G-activating protein GlnX has translation MTVELAHPSTEPEGSTAPTQPAHPYWWFLSTTPGKIMVIGVVLAALGMLSAFATASTIDHRQHTLTTVLNHTEPLASAAGQLYTALSVADAAAATAFIAQAEPSKIRHRYEQAITDAADAVTRSSSGLTDAELSGLLGRINAELTVYTGLVEIARTNNRAGNPVGSSYLAEASSLMQNTILPDAQRLYNETAARVDAETGASTRVPAPVVLVVAVTVLFGLFAHRWLADRTRRRVNPGLVVGGLAILLMVIWVGTALAISTTASRTAKNTAADSLKTLTGLSIKAQQARAEETLSLIRRGGEDAPARTFYEHIDAMQKQLGTYLDSDTAVNKSGLADADELLDQWRHANYRINQYIAVGNYQAATQVAVGTGEGDSTPAFDKLDEALGTAMNQSRDQLRNEVTNARRGLSGATVGGAVLSLAAALAVALGLWPRLSEYR, from the coding sequence GTGACCGTGGAGCTGGCGCACCCGTCGACCGAGCCGGAAGGATCGACGGCGCCGACCCAGCCGGCCCACCCGTACTGGTGGTTTCTCAGTACGACCCCCGGCAAGATCATGGTCATCGGCGTGGTGCTGGCGGCCCTGGGGATGCTCAGCGCGTTCGCCACCGCCTCGACCATCGACCACCGCCAGCACACGCTGACCACCGTGCTCAACCACACCGAGCCGCTGGCCTCCGCCGCCGGGCAGCTCTACACCGCGCTGTCGGTGGCCGACGCCGCCGCGGCCACGGCGTTCATCGCCCAGGCCGAGCCGTCGAAGATCCGGCACCGCTACGAGCAGGCCATCACCGACGCCGCCGACGCGGTCACCCGCTCCTCCTCGGGGCTGACCGACGCCGAGCTGTCGGGGCTGCTCGGGCGGATCAACGCCGAGCTCACCGTCTACACCGGGCTGGTGGAGATCGCCCGCACCAACAACCGGGCCGGCAACCCGGTGGGGTCGAGCTATCTGGCCGAGGCGTCCTCGCTGATGCAGAACACGATCCTGCCCGACGCCCAGCGCCTCTACAACGAGACCGCCGCGCGGGTCGACGCCGAGACCGGCGCCTCCACCCGCGTGCCCGCCCCGGTGGTGCTGGTGGTCGCGGTGACGGTGCTGTTCGGGCTCTTCGCGCACCGCTGGCTGGCCGATCGCACCCGCCGCCGCGTCAATCCCGGCCTGGTGGTCGGCGGGCTGGCTATCCTGTTGATGGTGATCTGGGTGGGCACGGCGTTGGCGATCTCCACCACCGCGAGCCGCACCGCGAAGAACACCGCCGCCGACTCACTGAAAACGCTGACCGGCCTGTCGATCAAGGCCCAGCAGGCCCGCGCCGAGGAGACGCTGTCGCTGATCCGCCGCGGCGGCGAGGACGCCCCCGCGCGCACGTTCTACGAGCACATCGACGCCATGCAAAAGCAGCTCGGCACCTACCTCGACAGTGACACCGCGGTGAACAAGTCCGGGCTGGCCGACGCCGACGAGCTGCTCGACCAGTGGCGCCACGCCAACTACCGGATCAACCAGTACATCGCGGTCGGCAACTACCAGGCCGCCACCCAGGTGGCGGTCGGCACCGGGGAGGGCGACTCCACCCCGGCGTTCGACAAACTCGACGAGGCGTTGGGCACGGCGATGAACCAGAGCCGCGACCAGCTGCGCAACGAGGTCACCAACGCCCGCCGCGGGCTGTCCGGGGCGACCGTCGGCGGGGCGGTGCTCTCGCTCGCCGCCGCCCTGGCGGTCGCGTTGGGGTTGTGGCCGCGGCTGAGCGAGTACCGATGA
- a CDS encoding glutamate ABC transporter substrate-binding protein yields the protein MSGAFRTVLAATLAALLVATGCGHPDRVATPSTPTLPPPTPAGMQELAPQPPLPPADKPDCGDPTASLRPFSSKADADAAVKTIRDRGRLIVGLDIGSNLLSFRDPITGEITGFDVDIAGEVARDIFGSPLQVEYRILSSAERITALENNKVDIVVKSMSINCERRKLVNFSTVYLTAHQRILIPRDSSITQSKDLSGKRVCVARGTTSLNRIRRIAPPPIIVSVVTWADCLVAIQQRQVDAVSTDDSILAGLVSQDPYLNIVGPHMGVEPYGIGIDKDDTGLVRFVNGTLERIRRDGTWNTLYRRWLSVLGPAPPPPAPKYRAD from the coding sequence ATGAGCGGCGCGTTCCGCACCGTGCTGGCGGCGACCCTGGCCGCGCTGCTGGTGGCGACCGGCTGCGGGCACCCCGACCGGGTCGCCACCCCGTCGACGCCGACGCTGCCGCCGCCCACCCCCGCGGGCATGCAGGAGCTGGCCCCCCAGCCCCCGCTGCCGCCGGCGGACAAACCCGACTGCGGCGATCCGACGGCGAGCCTGCGGCCGTTCAGCTCCAAGGCCGACGCCGACGCCGCGGTCAAGACGATCCGCGACCGCGGCCGGCTCATCGTCGGCCTCGACATCGGGTCGAACCTGCTGAGCTTCCGCGACCCGATCACCGGGGAGATCACCGGCTTCGACGTCGACATCGCCGGGGAGGTCGCCCGCGACATCTTCGGCTCGCCGCTGCAGGTCGAGTACCGCATCCTGAGCTCCGCGGAACGGATCACCGCCCTGGAGAACAACAAGGTCGACATCGTGGTGAAGTCGATGTCGATCAACTGCGAGCGGCGCAAACTGGTGAACTTCTCCACGGTGTATCTGACCGCCCACCAACGGATCCTGATCCCGCGGGACTCCTCGATCACCCAGTCGAAGGACCTGTCGGGCAAACGGGTGTGCGTGGCGCGCGGCACCACCAGCCTCAACCGGATCCGCCGGATCGCCCCGCCGCCGATCATCGTCTCGGTGGTCACCTGGGCGGACTGCCTGGTCGCCATCCAGCAGCGCCAGGTCGACGCGGTCTCCACCGACGACTCGATCCTGGCGGGTCTGGTCTCCCAGGACCCGTATCTGAACATCGTCGGGCCCCACATGGGGGTGGAGCCCTACGGCATCGGGATCGACAAGGACGACACCGGTCTGGTGCGGTTCGTCAACGGCACCCTGGAGCGCATCCGCCGCGACGGCACCTGGAACACCCTGTATCGGCGCTGGCTGTCGGTGCTCGGTCCGGCCCCGCCGCCGCCGGCGCCGAAGTACAGGGCGGACTGA
- a CDS encoding serine/threonine-protein kinase PknG: MAEHTPDEHTEAGPATQPGPDLVDSGTLRPMATQAIFRPHFDDDEGPHTVAALPPRRRPATRRTGSGLVVIPRVPDTDPRTALMKNPVVAENKRFCWNCGRPVGRSTADTPAPSEGWCPHCGSPYSFLPQLRPGDIVAGQYEIKGCIAHGGLGWVYLAVDHNVNERPVVLKGLVHAGDAEAQEIAMAERKFLAEVVHPAIVKIYNFVEHPDSHGEPIGYIVMEYVGGRSLKQGRDEKLPVSEAIAYMLEILPALSYLHSLGLAYNDLKPDNLMLTEEQVKLIDLGAVSRIQSYGYLYGTPGYQAPEIVRTGPTVATDIYTVGRTLAALTLKLPTRNGRYLVGLPDDEPTLARYPSFARLLRRAIDLDPTRRFSSAEEMSGQLLGVLREVVAADTGIPRPGLSGNFTRSRATFGVALLVAHTDVYRDGRVHAETLTAREIVTALQVPLVDQTDVAAPVLSATVLSQPVQTLDSLRAVRDGSLDSEGVDLSESVELPLMEVRALLDLGEVAKATDKLEKLADRVGWRWRLVWFRAVAALLNGDYAAAAKDFSEVLDTFPGELAPKLALAAVDELAGSVDEHDFYQTVWTTDDGVISAGFGLARAQSAEGDRAAAVRTLDQVPSTSRYFTTARLTSAVTLLSDRGREEITEHDIREAARRVEALPETEPRVLQIRAMVLGTAMDWLQDDNDASTNHILGFPFTEHGLRLGVEAALRGLARTAPSREHRYALVDLANKVRPVSTF; encoded by the coding sequence ATGGCCGAGCACACCCCCGACGAGCACACCGAGGCCGGCCCCGCCACCCAGCCGGGCCCGGACCTGGTGGATTCGGGCACGCTGCGCCCGATGGCCACCCAGGCGATCTTCCGGCCGCACTTCGACGACGACGAGGGCCCGCACACCGTGGCCGCGCTGCCGCCGCGGCGCCGCCCGGCGACCCGGCGCACCGGCAGCGGGCTGGTCGTCATCCCGCGGGTGCCCGACACCGATCCGCGCACCGCGTTGATGAAGAACCCGGTGGTGGCGGAGAACAAACGGTTCTGCTGGAACTGCGGGCGCCCGGTGGGCCGCTCCACCGCCGACACCCCCGCGCCGTCGGAGGGCTGGTGCCCGCACTGCGGCAGCCCGTATTCGTTTCTGCCGCAGCTGCGTCCCGGCGACATCGTGGCCGGCCAGTACGAGATCAAGGGCTGCATCGCCCACGGCGGGCTGGGCTGGGTGTATCTGGCCGTCGACCACAACGTCAACGAACGCCCCGTGGTGCTCAAGGGCCTGGTGCACGCCGGTGACGCCGAGGCCCAAGAGATCGCGATGGCCGAACGCAAGTTCCTCGCCGAGGTGGTGCACCCGGCGATCGTCAAGATCTACAACTTCGTCGAACACCCCGACTCGCACGGCGAACCGATCGGCTACATCGTCATGGAGTACGTGGGGGGCCGCTCGCTCAAGCAGGGCCGCGACGAGAAACTCCCCGTCTCCGAGGCGATCGCCTACATGCTCGAGATCCTGCCCGCGCTGAGCTATCTGCACTCGCTGGGCCTGGCCTACAACGACCTCAAACCCGACAACCTGATGCTCACCGAGGAGCAGGTCAAGCTCATCGACCTCGGGGCGGTCTCGCGCATCCAGTCCTACGGCTACCTCTACGGCACCCCCGGCTATCAGGCCCCCGAGATCGTGCGCACCGGCCCGACGGTGGCCACCGACATCTACACGGTGGGCCGCACCCTGGCGGCGCTGACGTTGAAGCTGCCCACCCGCAACGGCCGCTACCTGGTGGGCCTGCCCGACGACGAACCCACCCTGGCGCGCTACCCGTCGTTCGCCCGGCTGCTGCGCCGCGCCATCGACCTCGACCCGACGCGCCGCTTCTCCTCCGCCGAGGAGATGTCCGGCCAGCTGCTCGGGGTGCTGCGCGAGGTGGTCGCCGCCGACACCGGGATCCCCCGCCCGGGATTGTCGGGCAACTTCACCCGCAGCCGCGCCACGTTCGGGGTGGCGCTGCTGGTGGCCCACACCGACGTCTACCGCGACGGGCGTGTGCACGCCGAGACGTTGACCGCCCGCGAGATCGTCACCGCGCTGCAGGTGCCGCTGGTCGACCAGACCGATGTGGCCGCCCCGGTGCTGTCGGCGACCGTGCTGTCCCAGCCGGTGCAGACGCTGGATTCGCTGCGCGCGGTGCGCGACGGCTCCCTGGACTCCGAGGGGGTGGATCTGTCCGAGTCGGTGGAGCTGCCGCTGATGGAGGTCCGCGCCCTGTTGGACCTCGGGGAGGTCGCCAAGGCCACCGACAAGCTCGAGAAGCTGGCCGACCGGGTGGGCTGGCGCTGGCGGCTGGTGTGGTTCCGGGCGGTGGCCGCCCTGCTCAACGGCGACTACGCCGCCGCCGCCAAGGACTTCAGCGAGGTGCTCGACACCTTCCCCGGCGAGCTGGCCCCCAAACTGGCGTTGGCCGCCGTCGACGAGCTCGCCGGCAGCGTCGACGAGCACGACTTCTACCAGACGGTGTGGACCACCGACGACGGGGTGATCTCCGCGGGGTTCGGGTTGGCGCGCGCCCAGTCCGCCGAGGGCGATCGCGCCGCGGCGGTGCGCACGCTGGACCAGGTGCCCTCCACCTCGCGGTATTTCACCACCGCCCGGCTGACCTCGGCGGTGACGTTGCTGTCGGACCGCGGCCGCGAGGAGATCACCGAGCACGACATCCGCGAGGCGGCACGGCGCGTGGAGGCGCTGCCGGAGACCGAGCCGCGGGTGCTGCAGATCCGGGCGATGGTGCTCGGCACCGCGATGGACTGGCTGCAGGACGACAACGACGCCTCCACCAACCACATCCTGGGCTTCCCGTTCACCGAGCACGGTCTGCGCCTGGGCGTGGAGGCCGCGCTGCGCGGCCTGGCGCGCACCGCGCCGAGCCGCGAACACCGCTACGCGCTGGTGGATCTGGCGAACAAGGTGCGCCCGGTCTCCACGTTCTGA
- a CDS encoding endonuclease domain-containing protein, translating into MQHHQQPVIGSEMLAAGVLSRHQLRSRFCRLFPDVYLDNRIELTLRARTVAAWLWSGRRAVIAGRAAAALHDTEWVDRDTAIEMFHHNARPPRGVIVYRETLAADEVVTVGEMAVTTTARTAFDLARHAPRRRAVARLDALARATGITAGQVTAVAEGHRFVRGLAQLRTAVSLMDAGAQSPQESYLRLTLIDAGFPRPRTQIPVPTPQTTYYVDMGWEDVMVAAEYDGEHHLKSPQQWAYDIARLEHLAQAGWIVIRVVKTHRAEEIIARVAQARALRGARDRLTAQIA; encoded by the coding sequence ATGCAGCACCATCAGCAGCCGGTGATCGGGAGCGAGATGCTGGCCGCCGGGGTACTCAGCCGCCATCAACTGCGCAGCCGGTTCTGCCGGTTGTTTCCGGATGTGTACCTGGACAACCGGATCGAGCTGACGTTGCGGGCCCGCACCGTCGCGGCGTGGCTGTGGTCGGGCCGGCGCGCGGTGATCGCCGGGCGGGCCGCCGCGGCGCTGCACGACACCGAATGGGTGGACCGCGACACCGCGATCGAGATGTTCCACCACAACGCCCGCCCACCGCGCGGGGTGATCGTCTACCGCGAGACCCTGGCCGCCGATGAGGTGGTGACGGTGGGCGAGATGGCGGTAACCACCACGGCGCGCACCGCGTTCGACCTGGCGCGCCACGCGCCGCGGCGCCGAGCCGTCGCACGCCTGGACGCCCTGGCGCGGGCCACCGGGATCACCGCCGGGCAGGTGACCGCGGTGGCGGAGGGCCACCGGTTCGTGCGCGGGCTGGCGCAGCTGCGCACGGCGGTGTCGCTCATGGACGCCGGCGCCCAATCGCCCCAGGAGAGCTATCTGCGGTTGACGCTGATCGATGCCGGGTTTCCCCGCCCGCGCACCCAGATCCCGGTGCCCACCCCGCAGACCACCTACTACGTGGACATGGGCTGGGAGGACGTCATGGTCGCCGCGGAGTACGACGGCGAACATCACCTGAAGAGCCCGCAGCAGTGGGCCTACGACATCGCCCGCCTCGAGCACCTCGCGCAGGCCGGCTGGATCGTCATCCGGGTCGTCAAAACCCATCGGGCGGAGGAGATCATCGCCCGGGTCGCTCAGGCGCGTGCGCTGCGCGGGGCACGCGACCGGCTCACCGCACAGATCGCCTGA
- a CDS encoding DUF732 domain-containing protein: MRLSAAVLGVIAAVVLAPAAHADPDQFYRDMEAEGFSHDDGNEGLLRFGNTLCAHMDQGWAVEDIVANDLMTMVQLNAYQKSRFFDLAVMDLCPQNTERLHTWLNGG, translated from the coding sequence ATGAGACTCAGCGCAGCAGTGCTCGGTGTGATCGCGGCGGTGGTGCTGGCGCCGGCGGCGCACGCCGACCCCGACCAGTTCTACCGCGACATGGAAGCCGAGGGCTTCTCCCACGACGACGGCAACGAAGGGCTGCTGCGGTTCGGCAACACCTTGTGCGCGCACATGGACCAGGGCTGGGCGGTCGAGGACATCGTGGCCAACGACCTCATGACGATGGTCCAGCTGAACGCCTACCAGAAATCCCGGTTCTTCGACCTGGCGGTCATGGATCTGTGCCCGCAGAACACCGAACGCCTGCACACCTGGCTCAACGGCGGCTGA
- a CDS encoding DUF6632 domain-containing protein gives MTGSVQYRRLQIALVVVGVLFLLVYPVALFWPSGWIWHAGAPAASDYFLMIVGVYATLGVFLLNAARRPQDHLSLIWFTVCSSAVHAAIMAVQAVVGHHLGHLLGDVPALLAVAVVLGLLVRAADLHAPGAIGQNAR, from the coding sequence ATGACAGGTTCGGTGCAATATCGGCGGCTGCAGATCGCCCTCGTGGTGGTCGGTGTGCTGTTTCTTCTGGTCTACCCGGTGGCGCTGTTCTGGCCGTCGGGATGGATCTGGCATGCCGGCGCGCCGGCCGCCTCCGACTATTTCCTCATGATCGTCGGGGTGTACGCGACTCTGGGGGTGTTCCTGCTCAACGCCGCGCGCCGACCCCAGGATCACCTCAGCCTCATCTGGTTCACCGTGTGCTCCAGTGCGGTGCACGCGGCGATCATGGCCGTGCAAGCCGTCGTCGGGCACCACCTGGGTCACCTGCTCGGTGACGTCCCCGCGCTGCTGGCGGTGGCGGTGGTGCTGGGGTTACTGGTGCGCGCCGCCGATCTGCACGCGCCCGGCGCAATCGGCCAAAACGCGCGGTAG
- a CDS encoding fatty acyl-AMP ligase yields MNEPELLTLTDLLRRQAARHEDKVAFRFSYNGDDQDPSQLTYRELDSAARAIGAKLQQLGAAGQRVLVICRPGLDAVAAYFGCMYAGAIAIPVHQRLAPRIATVVPDSRPRFVVANAETQSVLRPAVDTLADTGSLQWCDTATAHEDAGCWEPPNVDPAAVAMLQYTSGSTRTPKGVVLTHRNLLSNLEIVRQAWGGDDTDVCAFWLPQHHDMGLIGGILTPLYMGCTTHLMSPSAFVKRPLRWLEVMSRHHVTFTGAPDFAYNLCVERSTPQERAALDLSHLSTAMNGAEPVRSSTMAAFAEAFEPAGFAVEAFHPVYGLAEATLLVTGASTTAAPVIKQFDRDSLGDDRVVSAAQVDPATITLVGCGRPQTGQEVVIVDPERQRQCAPDEVGEIWISGPCVAQGYWGDSDESEYTFNAYLADPGEGPFLRTGDRGFLCDGELFIVGRCKDVISIGNAHHYPNDIEDTLQTSHPALVRGRGAVFSAPSKQGTADRLVVVQEVSSERVAEADLAEIVGAMQDVLSRGHGVQVHSVALVRHLTIPTTSSGKIQRGRCRQQFIDNELESVAEWHGAVAPPNGQAVSQAAGLLNLALAAQRLSAGRG; encoded by the coding sequence ATGAACGAGCCTGAATTATTAACACTGACGGATCTACTGCGGCGTCAAGCCGCCCGCCACGAGGACAAGGTCGCATTCCGCTTCTCCTATAACGGGGATGACCAGGACCCCAGTCAGCTGACTTACCGTGAGCTTGACTCAGCAGCCCGGGCAATCGGAGCCAAGCTTCAACAATTGGGGGCTGCCGGTCAGCGAGTGCTGGTTATCTGCCGGCCAGGGCTTGACGCTGTGGCCGCCTATTTCGGATGCATGTACGCCGGTGCCATCGCCATCCCGGTTCACCAGCGTCTAGCGCCGCGCATCGCGACGGTCGTCCCAGATTCGCGGCCCCGCTTCGTTGTCGCCAACGCGGAGACGCAATCGGTTCTTCGCCCGGCCGTGGACACGCTGGCCGATACGGGATCACTTCAATGGTGTGACACCGCGACCGCACATGAGGACGCAGGCTGCTGGGAGCCGCCGAACGTCGATCCCGCCGCCGTCGCGATGCTGCAATATACCTCGGGGTCGACTCGTACACCCAAGGGCGTCGTGCTCACCCACAGGAACCTGTTGAGCAACCTTGAGATTGTTCGTCAGGCGTGGGGCGGTGATGACACGGACGTCTGCGCATTCTGGTTGCCGCAGCATCACGACATGGGGCTCATCGGCGGCATCCTCACCCCCCTCTACATGGGATGCACCACTCACCTCATGTCGCCGAGCGCGTTCGTCAAAAGGCCACTGCGATGGCTGGAAGTGATGTCGCGACATCACGTTACCTTCACCGGGGCACCGGACTTCGCCTATAACCTCTGTGTCGAGCGCAGCACCCCACAAGAACGTGCCGCGCTGGATCTGTCCCATCTGTCGACTGCAATGAACGGCGCCGAACCGGTGCGGTCCTCGACAATGGCGGCGTTCGCCGAAGCTTTCGAACCGGCAGGCTTTGCCGTCGAGGCGTTTCATCCGGTGTATGGACTCGCCGAAGCGACATTGCTGGTGACCGGAGCATCCACTACCGCCGCGCCGGTGATCAAGCAATTCGACCGCGATTCGCTGGGAGACGACCGCGTGGTCTCGGCCGCGCAGGTGGATCCGGCCACGATCACGCTGGTGGGATGTGGCCGGCCTCAAACGGGTCAAGAGGTTGTCATCGTCGATCCGGAAAGGCAGCGGCAATGCGCCCCGGACGAAGTCGGAGAGATCTGGATCTCGGGTCCCTGTGTAGCGCAAGGGTACTGGGGTGATTCCGATGAATCAGAGTACACGTTCAACGCATATTTAGCCGACCCCGGTGAGGGCCCGTTCTTGCGGACTGGCGACCGCGGGTTCCTGTGCGACGGCGAATTGTTCATCGTCGGTCGGTGCAAGGACGTGATCTCGATCGGGAATGCTCATCATTACCCCAACGACATCGAGGACACCCTGCAAACCAGCCATCCGGCGCTCGTGCGGGGCCGCGGCGCGGTGTTCTCTGCACCGTCGAAACAGGGTACGGCAGACCGACTGGTGGTGGTTCAGGAGGTTTCGTCCGAGCGGGTTGCTGAGGCGGACCTTGCGGAGATCGTCGGTGCAATGCAGGACGTGCTGTCACGAGGACACGGCGTTCAAGTGCACTCGGTAGCGCTGGTTCGTCACTTGACGATTCCCACCACATCGAGCGGCAAGATCCAACGAGGACGGTGCCGACAGCAGTTCATTGATAACGAACTCGAATCGGTTGCAGAATGGCACGGCGCCGTGGCTCCTCCCAATGGACAGGCCGTATCGCAGGCGGCGGGGCTGTTGAACCTGGCCCTGGCCGCTCAGCGGCTCTCTGCGGGACGGGGTTAA
- the gjpA gene encoding outer membrane porin GjpA encodes MQQLATRPLMTAGVALAGVGGMIAATPLPAAPPSAPEIDFRDVQLTAGVELDLLGSFQGFFNDASDNAATLTQNFFLAPGVGLQQAIVNQVGFFDQVINDPSQIGDVLSQFGGNVKDVLTGLTLIGASDTVTDAALAHTTDGLHQTALSLIPGMLPDDLSPQLSAVIDQLLNFAASPVSGILVGAAGPFVSPIVPFINPFMGVLGGADPAESLQDLLSAPLKAVNGFFNGATLDLDPVASLLTQAGILPDEGLTVDGINYAFGGLFSSGSVETTYKLGDITINAAGGSILNGLGIDALGFSVPGQGVGPIGALEGMSQAISSILGSGWDGKDAVPIPPLAGLEAPQFDDLLSSFNPSSFLESLNFADFNVGDLGELIMPSGILAALGDAGGSLGTLFAIPEALIAALLGAMPF; translated from the coding sequence ATGCAACAACTTGCGACACGGCCGTTGATGACGGCCGGGGTGGCACTGGCCGGTGTCGGCGGCATGATCGCCGCCACGCCGCTACCGGCGGCTCCGCCGAGCGCGCCCGAGATCGACTTTCGCGATGTGCAGCTGACCGCGGGAGTGGAACTGGACTTGTTGGGGTCATTCCAGGGCTTCTTCAACGACGCGTCCGATAACGCGGCAACGCTGACTCAGAACTTCTTCCTGGCACCCGGTGTGGGGTTGCAGCAGGCGATCGTCAACCAGGTCGGATTTTTCGATCAGGTGATCAACGACCCCTCTCAGATCGGGGACGTCCTTTCGCAGTTCGGCGGCAACGTCAAAGATGTGTTGACGGGTTTGACGTTGATTGGTGCGAGCGACACCGTGACTGACGCGGCATTGGCTCACACCACAGATGGGCTTCACCAGACAGCGCTGTCCCTCATCCCGGGCATGCTGCCAGATGATCTCAGCCCGCAGCTGTCGGCGGTCATCGATCAGTTGCTGAATTTTGCCGCCTCTCCTGTCAGCGGCATCCTAGTTGGGGCGGCGGGCCCATTCGTTAGCCCAATTGTCCCGTTCATCAACCCGTTCATGGGGGTCCTTGGTGGCGCAGACCCCGCTGAATCACTGCAAGACCTGCTCAGTGCGCCCCTGAAAGCTGTCAACGGCTTCTTCAATGGTGCCACTCTTGATCTGGACCCGGTCGCGTCGCTGCTTACGCAGGCGGGCATCCTGCCGGATGAGGGACTCACCGTTGATGGGATCAATTACGCGTTCGGCGGGCTATTCAGCTCCGGCAGTGTCGAAACGACGTACAAGTTGGGTGACATAACGATCAACGCAGCAGGAGGTTCCATACTCAATGGCCTCGGCATTGACGCGCTGGGGTTCTCCGTTCCCGGTCAGGGAGTTGGCCCGATCGGCGCCCTTGAGGGTATGTCGCAAGCCATTTCATCGATACTTGGCTCAGGTTGGGACGGCAAAGACGCTGTCCCGATTCCACCACTTGCCGGGCTGGAGGCGCCCCAGTTCGACGATCTTCTCTCCTCGTTCAACCCGAGTTCGTTCTTGGAAAGCCTCAACTTCGCTGACTTCAATGTCGGTGATTTGGGCGAGCTGATCATGCCCAGCGGGATCCTGGCTGCACTGGGTGACGCGGGTGGCAGCCTGGGAACGCTCTTCGCGATACCGGAGGCGCTGATTGCCGCACTGCTCGGCGCGATGCCGTTCTGA